A part of Rattus rattus isolate New Zealand chromosome 4, Rrattus_CSIRO_v1, whole genome shotgun sequence genomic DNA contains:
- the Crkl gene encoding crk-like protein isoform X1 → MSSARFDSSDRSAWYMGPVSRQEAQTRLQGQRHGMFLVRDSSTCPGDYVLSVSENSRVSHYIINSLPNRRFKIGDQEFDHLPALLEFYKIHYLDTTTLIEPAPRYPNPPMGSVSAPNLSTAEENLEYVRTLYDFPGNDAEDLPFKKGELLVIIEKPEEQWWSARNKDGRVGMIPVPYVEKLVRSSPHGKHGNRNSNSYGIPEPAHAYAQPQTTTPLPTVASTPGAAINPLPSTQNGPVFAKAIQKRVPCAYDKTALALEVGDIVKVTRMNINGQWEGEVNGRKGLFPFTHVKIFDPQNPDDNE, encoded by the exons ATGTCCTCCGCCAGGTTTGATTCTTCAGACCGCTCTGCCTGGTACATGGGGCCAGTGTCTCGCCAGGAGGCGCAGACCCGTCTCCAGGGCCAGCGCCATGGCATGTTCCTAGTCCGGGACTCATCTACCTGCCCCGGGGACTATGTACTGTCCGTGTCCGAGAATTCGCGTGTCTCGCACTACATCATTAACTCCCTGCCCAACCGCCGCTTTAAGATCGGGGACCAGGAGTTTGACCATTTGCCGGCCTTGCTGGAGTTCTACAAGATCCACTACCTGGATACTACCACCTTAATCGAACCAGCGCCCAG GTACCCCAACCCACCAATGGGTTCTGTCTCAGCACCCAACTTATCTACAGCAGAAGAAAATCTGGAATATGTACGGACTCTGTATGATTTTCCTGGGAATGATGCTGAAGACCTACCCTTTAAAAAGGGTGAGCTTCTAGTGATAATAGAAAAGCCTGAAGAACAGTGGTGGAGTGCCCGCAACAAGGACGGCCGGGTCGGGATGATTCCTGTCCCTTACGTTGAAAAGCTTGTGAGGTCCTCACCACATGGAAAGCATGGAAATAGGAATTCTAACAGTTATGGCATCCCAGAACCTGCTCACGCATATGCTCAACCTCAGACCACAACTCCTCTACCTACAGTTGCCAGTACTCCTGGGGCAGCGATCAACCCTTTGCCATCCACACAGAATGGACCTGTCTTTGCAAAAGCAATCCAGAAGAGAGTACCTTGTGCTTATGACAAGACTGCCTTGGCATTGGAG GTTGGTGACATTGTGAAAGTCACAAGGATGAATATCAATGGCCAGTGGGAAGGCGAGGTGAATGGGCGCAAGGGGCTTTTCCCCTTCACACATGTTAAAATCTTTGACCCTCAGAATCCCGATGATAACGAGTGA
- the Crkl gene encoding crk-like protein isoform X2 produces the protein MSSARFDSSDRSAWYMGPVSRQEAQTRLQGQRHGMFLVRDSSTCPGDYVLSVSENSRVSHYIINSLPNRRFKIGDQEFDHLPALLEFYKIHYLDTTTLIEPAPRYPNPPMGSVSAPNLSTAEENLEYVRTLYDFPGNDAEDLPFKKGELLVIIEKPEEQWWSARNKDGRVGMIPVPYVEKLVRSSPHGKHGNRNSNSYGIPEPAHAYAQPQTTTPLPTVASTPGAAINPLPSTQNGPVFAKAIQKRVPCAYDKTALALEVNIYQDWILNMGFHLS, from the exons ATGTCCTCCGCCAGGTTTGATTCTTCAGACCGCTCTGCCTGGTACATGGGGCCAGTGTCTCGCCAGGAGGCGCAGACCCGTCTCCAGGGCCAGCGCCATGGCATGTTCCTAGTCCGGGACTCATCTACCTGCCCCGGGGACTATGTACTGTCCGTGTCCGAGAATTCGCGTGTCTCGCACTACATCATTAACTCCCTGCCCAACCGCCGCTTTAAGATCGGGGACCAGGAGTTTGACCATTTGCCGGCCTTGCTGGAGTTCTACAAGATCCACTACCTGGATACTACCACCTTAATCGAACCAGCGCCCAG GTACCCCAACCCACCAATGGGTTCTGTCTCAGCACCCAACTTATCTACAGCAGAAGAAAATCTGGAATATGTACGGACTCTGTATGATTTTCCTGGGAATGATGCTGAAGACCTACCCTTTAAAAAGGGTGAGCTTCTAGTGATAATAGAAAAGCCTGAAGAACAGTGGTGGAGTGCCCGCAACAAGGACGGCCGGGTCGGGATGATTCCTGTCCCTTACGTTGAAAAGCTTGTGAGGTCCTCACCACATGGAAAGCATGGAAATAGGAATTCTAACAGTTATGGCATCCCAGAACCTGCTCACGCATATGCTCAACCTCAGACCACAACTCCTCTACCTACAGTTGCCAGTACTCCTGGGGCAGCGATCAACCCTTTGCCATCCACACAGAATGGACCTGTCTTTGCAAAAGCAATCCAGAAGAGAGTACCTTGTGCTTATGACAAGACTGCCTTGGCATTGGAGGTAAACATTTATCAAGACTGGATTTTGAACATGGGCTTTCATTTAAGTTAG